tgttatatacactgtgtgttatatacagactgtgtgttaaatacatactgtgtgttatatacactgtgttatatacagactgtgtgttatatacagattgtgtgttatatacagactgtgtgttatatacactgttatatacacactgtgtgttatatatagaTTATGTGTTATAtgagactgtgtgttatatacagactgtgtgttatatacagactgtgtgttatatacacactgtgtgttatatgcactgtgtgttatatacacaccGTGTGTTATATggagactgtgtgttatatacagactgtgttatatgcactgtgtgttatatacagaccgtgtgttatatacagattgtgtgttatatacagactttgtgatatacagactgtgtgttatatacactgtgtgttatatacagactgtgtgttatatggagactgtgtgttatatacagactgtgttatatacagactgtgttatatacagactgttatatacagactgtgttatatacatactgtgtgttatatacgGACGGTGttatatacatactgtgtgttatatacagaccgtgtgttatatacagacggtgttatatacagactttgtgttatatacagaccgtgtgttatatacagacggtgttatatacagactgtgttatatacagacattgtgttatatacagactgtgttatatacagactgttatatacagactgtgtgttatatacgtactgtgtgttatatatagaCGGTGTTATATACAGACCGTGTGTTATATATagactgtgttatatacactgtgtgttatatacagattgTGTTATAtgagactgtgtgttatatacataccgtgtgttatatacagactgtgtgttatatacactgtgtgttatatacagactgtgttatatacactgtgtgttatatacactgtgtgttatatacagaccgtgtgttatatacatactgtgtgttatatacagactgttatatacagactgtgttatatacatactgtgtgttatatacagacggtgttatatacagactgtgtgttatatacagactgttatatacagactgtgtgttatatacgTACTGTGTGTTACATATAGACGGTGTTATATACAGACCGTGTGTTATATatagactgtgtgttatatacatactgtgtgttatatacagactgtgtgttatatacagacggtgttatatacagactgtgttttatatgcactgtgtgttatatacagaccgTGTGTTATATatagactgtgtgttatatacagactgtgtgttacaTACAGACTGTATGTTacatacagactgtgtgttaaatacatactgtgtgttatatacagacggtgttatatacagactgttatatacagactgtgtgttatatacgtactgtgtgttatatatagacggtgttatatacagaccgtgtgttatatacagactgtgttatatacagactgtgtgttatatacagattgtgtgttatatgagactgtgtgttatatacatactgtgtgttatatacgtactgtgtgttatatatagaCGGTGTTATATACAGACCGTGTGTTATATatagactgtgtgttatatacactgtgtgttatatacagattgtgtgttatatgagactgtgtgttatatacagactgtttTATATACAGAcggtgttatatacagactttgtgttatatacagaccgtgtgttatatacagactgtgtgttatatacagactgtgtgttatacaCAGACtttgtgttatatacagactgtgttatatacagactgtgttatatacagactttgtgttatatacagactgtgttatatacagactgtgtgttatatatagaCTGTGTTacatacagactgtgtgttatatacagactttgtgttatatacagaccgtgtgttatatacatactgtgtgttatatacagactttgtgttatatacagaccgtgtgttatatacagactttgtgttatatacagtctgtgtgttACATATACATACTGTGCGTTATATACagattgtgtgttatatacagaccgtgtgttatatacatactgtgtgttatatacagactgtgtgttatatacagaccgtgtgttatatacatactgtgtgttatatacagtctgtgtgttatatacagactttgtgttatatacagaccgTGCGttatatacatactgtgtgttatatacatactgtgtgttatatacagattgtgttatatacagactgtgtgttatatacagactttgtgttatatacatactgtgtgttatatacagattgtgttatatacagactgtgttatatacagactttgtgttatatacagaccgTGTGTTATTTACAGACTGTTATATGCAGATTGTGTGTTATATGGAGTGTTGTATACACTGTGTTATATATAGAccgtgtgttatatacagatagtgttatatacagtgtgttatatacactgtgtgttaaatacagactgttatatacatactgtgtgttatatacagtgtgttatatacagattgTGTTATATATATCGTGTCTTATATAtagtgttatatacactgtattatatatagattgtgtgttatatatagattgtgttatatacactgtgtgttaaatacagactgtgtgttgtATGAGACATTAAATGGAGTCATCTTGTGCTCTATAATATTGTGATGAGTTTCTAAATgatgaattgagaaaataattgttagttgaagCCCTAAAAGTCACCTCTTGTAAATAATTGTAGTTCAGGATCAAAATTAAAAGTAGGGATTGTGAGGAGAAAATTCAGTTTCACTTTAATGGCTAACTATATTAAGTGAACTGTCCAGTTTCTGctgaggaaaaataaacaaaacagttatTTTCCTGCTATTTGATAGTTTTCTATCAGTTCTGATTACAGGTGAAATTACTCTTTGTGAGCATCACCTGTGTTTTTATAACAAACCCGGTTGTCAATCTGCATTTCTGAGATAATGTAAATTACGGCTTCTGAGATAAAActtgatgatttttttgttttggagtcATACtggaatgaaaaaagaaaacaagttttccATCTCGTAATGTAGAGCCATTTAAAAACTAATGTCAGCATTAGTACAGATGTGTATTTCTAGCATTATACGAGGAGGATGGGTCACATACACCTGTAAAACTCATCCTCTGAATCCTTTATTAATGAGCTCAAACAATAAAACTCGTCCCATCACATGACTTTTCTCTCCCGGAGAGTAACGAGGCGGGCTGGATCTTTCCTGACAATCAGCCATTAATCACTTTCTCCTTCAGTTAGTCTGTGGAGCATCTCCAATAGACTACAGTTCCCATGAGCCTCGGCGGGTACAGACAAGACTCCATCCAGATCGGCACAACATTGGAGGAGgaaacccccccccaaaaaaatcacaaagtgtCTGAAACGTTCAGTGGAAGACCATCAGCTGCAGAAACCATGGAGAGATTTATCGGAAGAATTCGGTTCCACGGCTGCTGGACGACAAAGAAACGTGAATTATTGGTGAAGAAGTGCAAACTCCTGCAGCTCAGCTGAACAACAAACTACTTTTAGGCTTTAATGTGTctcatttaaatgtgtgttagTGTCCTTTAGCCCCAACATTATGGAAGCCCAAAGTGTCAATATTAAATGAATTAGACttaaaatcaaagaaataatcatatgaataaattatgtaaaatatataagtGAACCAACAAtttgtgaaataataaaattgttattataataattatcaattataaaatttatatacatttattaatattattaaagattattattaaaaattaaatattatatattttatgctAACTGTCTCTCTGAGGAACGTCTTTGGATTCAAAACGCTGTTTAAGTAGTTTTGTCTTAGCcggctaatgttagctgctgCAGTTATAAACAAAGCTCACAACCTGCCTAGCTAGTTAGCCAACTAGCTAGACTAATTAGCtcgttagctagctagctaggcAGCATGAGCAGTTAAGGCTTATAAGCTAAAGCggtttgtgtgtatttacagcAAGCGgtaacctccggggctgtaaaatgaagccaaaaactgcagttccttgaacgaccacttgaggctccaaaagcgagtcaatccccatagacccccatgttaaaatgcccaactttacagcagaaataaacatgtttacagtctggtacaaacaacggttttggtctctgtagctaatttcctctttcatgacaactgtacggggggtgaatttttttataactcacccgtttaaattttattcagCCGTAAAGTtttgcataatgaaggacatggctgctttgagtgacaggtccgccagccgctaggtggcttgtttcagccattcggccccgcctctttgcccatttttgattggctgggagttagacagcgtcacgcactgccaagatggcgacggccggagcggctcgctttgagtTTCagaaccgctcttcagaaaccaatgggtgtcgtcacggtaactacgtccatatttttatacagtctatggtttacAGCAGCTAGTTGTTCGGTTAACTTTTAGTCTTGCTGTCGTTCTCGCTAACAGAAGCTAAACGGCTACATCTGGTAGCAGCTGTTGAGCTTGCTAGCGGCAGGAGGCTTGTGATTGGCTCAAAGGCAGAGAcaacattgaaaaaataaagttacaaaataaaaagtagacttttggaaaaaaaggacattttgaaCTAAAAATTGTAACAAATAGAATTTGAGTTGaaattatttataaattatttaattttctgaaataaTAATGAAGTCCTGATGATgaattaatatttcatgttaattaaaagttgaattttactaatttattaaattattttacaaattattgtttcatttatgtattttccTAAATTTATacatgtgattatttttttcataattacTCATTAATTTCTGCAATATTGAACCCTTTGGGACACCATAAGCACAACACTTACTGttgttgataaaaaaataaagcacatttttgaCGTTTCACCCCAACAGGTGACGACAGGTGAAGTTTTTGCTTCTAATGAGAACAGCAGACGATCACTTCCTGTCAATTAGTTGTTTGTAATTTGATCAATTGAACACTTTTATAGGAATCTGCACCTCTGAGGATCAATACAAACCTGCGTCAGAATACTGAAtcagtgaaataataaataatgtttttattgatgcTGTAGTGTGATATTTGTTAATATTGTTGGTCTCATTCTGTTTGTAAAAAGCTTTTAACagctgctgtataaataaactttgcttactttattattttagtttatattttaatcaCATGGTGCATATTTCTGAATAAAAGTGAGTTTAATCAAATTAACACAGTCAttgacacaaagacagaagtcTGTCATTATCAGCAGTTTGTTCCTCGTTATGTTGATTTCTGCAGCGTCAACGGCTGCAACAATGATTCTCTATAAGTCACTTCATtgttattttgtctataaaatgctgAAATTAAAGCCTGACGTCCAAACTGATTCTTCAGAAAGAGTCTAAAGACACAAAGAATCAGattaaatgtctgtaaaatgaaagaatgtttgtgtttaaatcCAGCTGGACTTCCTATAAAAACTGCAGCTGATGGTGGTTTTGGTGATCTGCTGGTGAAAACACGTCCATGTCTCAGGTCTCATTAACCCTTTTTCCTCACCAGTGTTTAAAGGGTtaaataaagtcattaaaaCATTCAGACCTTTAACTTTCTAACTTTGCATAAGTCAACGTCTTCCTGTCTGACTCCTCACTAGTGCTTCTTGTTGATTCGTCGAGATCTCCGCAGGCCACGCCTCCTGCGGTTCTGATTGGACATCCAGGACCGCAGGAAGTACTTGTCGGGACTCCTCCGGCGGGCGGCGCTCTGGTTCTCCAGGTCGAACTGTCTCTGCAGCTTCAGGGCCAGCGCTCGGTCCTGCTGGATCTGCCCCCTCCTCAGGTCCGGGTCTCGGTCCGGGTCCAAGTGTTTGGTCTTCTGGTTCCTCTTCTGGCCCCTCCGGGAGGTAGACTGGTTGTCGGACTCCTTCCTGGGACTCTGCGAGTCCTTTGGCACTAACTTGCAGGACTGGAAGCCGGAGTTCTTTGTGTATGGCGAGAACGACTGTTTCCGGCTGAACAGCGttccgccgccgccgccacacGACTCCGGAGCTCCGCCCGCCGGCTCAAAATCTGAAGTTCCTCTGAACGCCGCCTCGCTGCTGTAGCGGATCGCAGGGACCCGGATCTTTACAGACTGTTTCTGGAAGCCGTCCACGTCTCCCGACGGAGGGTCGAACAGCAGCTTCCTCTTGTTGACGGACACGACGCCGTCTCCCACCGAGTTCTGATGCGTCTTCACGGCGTCCTGGAGCTCGTTGACGGGGCTCGTCAGCGTGGCCTTGGAGTTCACTTTGAGGCTCTGGCGGTCCAGCTCGATCTGCCTCCACTTCTGCAGCACGGCAGGACTCGCCTCGTAGCTGGTGGCCTTCTGCAGGCCGCGGGTCAGGTTCCTGGGCGTGGACTTGACGATGGTGGGCTCCATCAGCCGGCCGTCCGGCAGCCGTTTGGGCGGCGTGCACGGCGAGCAGACGATGGGTTTGAAGTGGTTGAGCTCCTCGGAGATGCTGTCGTTGCTCTCGGGGCTGATGGAGCGCTCCGGGCCCAGGGCGGTGGACGATGACGTCATCACGGCGCGCCAGGTGAGCCGGCGGTCGGGCGCGGTGACGGGAGCAGAAACGGAGCGACTGTtctcagaggagaggaggattcCTGCGGTGAAGCTGTGGCTGATACCGACCTGAGGAACACAACAGACATTAAACACAgcatcagacagacagaccaggTCTCAGGTGAGTTCAAGTGTGTGTCGTACTCTGTCCATCATGGCCGGCGGCGGGAACACCTTCAGCTTCCCTCCACCGTCCTCCACTGGGTCAGTGCAGCTCCGACTCCTCTGagaaccactgaagaagaaacacagGGTCAGAGGTGACACCGACTGTCAGCAGGTACGACTCTGAGCCGACAGGTGAATGACGCTCTGCTCACCTGCTGATGGCGGACGAGGTTTTGGTTTTCCTGACGAAGGCGGAGACGTTTCTGATCCTCCTGCTGATTGGCTCCTCGTTCTCGGAGTCAGACAGAACTCCCTGAGAAAAACCAGCGGTTTGAGACGGACAGAACCTCACAGACtctttatgatgatgatgatgatgatggtgattgTTCAGACTCACAGGCTCTTCATCATGTCGGACTGATCCTGGTTCGTCTTTACAGATGTGAATGTTTCTCCTCTTgacttcctctctgtcctccgaCAGCAACAGCTGGAACAGTCATAAACCAAACTAACTCacatttaaatcacattaaaataacgaatgattttacaaaaacagtcaaataaaagTTTGAGTAAATGTGTCTCAGTTTACATCAAGAAGTGACGCCTTTATTACGATTAACGCTTTCGAGTTTCTCGGTACCAAACTGGACACCGAGCAGGAGCCGAGCCGCCATCAGTAACAGGAAGTTCAACCAAAACACGTAAGAAGATGTATTAAAGTatcgatgatgatgatgatgatgactctGCCTGTCGTAAGACATCAGAGCAGCGGTGGTTCGGCGGCTGGCGAACAGCTGTGAGGCTCGGCTTACATTatttaacgttagctaacattagcctccGTTAACACAGAGACTGCTTCGCTACGTTAGCGGCCGTTCAGCAGCCGCTGATGTCATACGACaggcatcatcatcatcatcatcatcatcggtGATATTTTAACACAGCTTCGTCTCGTCTTACCTGCAGGTTACGTGTTTTGGTCCAACTTCCTGTTACTGATGACGCTGCTACGTTTTGAGCTGTTAGCCCAGCTAGCATTAACAgacaatataaacaaaacagcagcagctgttcagAGACACTTTGAAACTAACCGACATTAAAACCAGCGAGTTTTGCTGGTTGGTGAGTTTTTTCAGACGCCATTAGCTGATATTATGGGATGAACGGTTTGTCGTGCTGAGATTAGCTTGATGGCGTCAACACTATGACAGTGATTGTagtaaatctgtttttatttcttaactACTTTCAGTGtgtaataataaaagtaaagatTTGTACTctaatgtgattttctttttgttaaaaatggattttataAAAGGAACGATAACCGGAACTAATTATactttaatatgtttaatattttacatgcaTACTGGTATAACTGGCAGAGCTCCAGTTAGCTCCTCTCATGTGTGATgatacattttaacatcagttCAGCTTTAACTTGTGTTGACTTCCTGTTAATGAGGTAACTAATGAACAGTTCACTGCTTCACTGTCTGTGAATCTTCTTGCTCACCTTGTGTTTCATGTTTGATGAAACTTCAGCAGACTTTGGGACGAGAGCCGGACACACGAAGAACTCTGacgacag
This region of Thunnus maccoyii chromosome 6, fThuMac1.1, whole genome shotgun sequence genomic DNA includes:
- the rnf169 gene encoding E3 ubiquitin-protein ligase RNF169 isoform X2, whose translation is MQVISEFFVCPALVPKSAEVSSNMKHKLLLSEDREEVKRRNIHICKDEPGSVRHDEEPGVLSDSENEEPISRRIRNVSAFVRKTKTSSAISSGSQRSRSCTDPVEDGGGKLKVFPPPAMMDRVGISHSFTAGILLSSENSRSVSAPVTAPDRRLTWRAVMTSSSTALGPERSISPESNDSISEELNHFKPIVCSPCTPPKRLPDGRLMEPTIVKSTPRNLTRGLQKATSYEASPAVLQKWRQIELDRQSLKVNSKATLTSPVNELQDAVKTHQNSVGDGVVSVNKRKLLFDPPSGDVDGFQKQSVKIRVPAIRYSSEAAFRGTSDFEPAGGAPESCGGGGGTLFSRKQSFSPYTKNSGFQSCKLVPKDSQSPRKESDNQSTSRRGQKRNQKTKHLDPDRDPDLRRGQIQQDRALALKLQRQFDLENQSAARRRSPDKYFLRSWMSNQNRRRRGLRRSRRINKKHYRGTEFFR
- the rnf169 gene encoding E3 ubiquitin-protein ligase RNF169 isoform X1, coding for MATAGSAESPCRPASAAGRSLPGSRPDSRPGAGRGAACSPRDDEMKKCAVCAEAQPGGQPACPLCRARSSGSDERLRRRSDPERSSSRPGRRDCDSRREFFVCPALVPKSAEVSSNMKHKLLLSEDREEVKRRNIHICKDEPGSVRHDEEPGVLSDSENEEPISRRIRNVSAFVRKTKTSSAISSGSQRSRSCTDPVEDGGGKLKVFPPPAMMDRVGISHSFTAGILLSSENSRSVSAPVTAPDRRLTWRAVMTSSSTALGPERSISPESNDSISEELNHFKPIVCSPCTPPKRLPDGRLMEPTIVKSTPRNLTRGLQKATSYEASPAVLQKWRQIELDRQSLKVNSKATLTSPVNELQDAVKTHQNSVGDGVVSVNKRKLLFDPPSGDVDGFQKQSVKIRVPAIRYSSEAAFRGTSDFEPAGGAPESCGGGGGTLFSRKQSFSPYTKNSGFQSCKLVPKDSQSPRKESDNQSTSRRGQKRNQKTKHLDPDRDPDLRRGQIQQDRALALKLQRQFDLENQSAARRRSPDKYFLRSWMSNQNRRRRGLRRSRRINKKHYRGTEFFR